The following is a genomic window from Coriobacteriaceae bacterium.
TGTCGGTCAAAAAGAACGTCATGCTTGCGCAGCAAAAGGTGCTCAAGCGCAGCAAAGAAGAGGCCGAGAAGATCGCCATCGAGGAGCTGACCAAGGTCGGCCTGGCCGAGCGCATCGACTTTATGCCGAGTCAGCTTTCGGGCGGCCAGCAGCAGCGCGTGGCCATCGCCCGCGCCCTGTCGATGAATCCGCACGTGATGCTCTTTGACGAGGCCACGTCAGCGCTTGACCCCGAGCTTGTCCGCGACGTTCTTGGCGTCATGCGCGACCTGGCACGTGACGGTATGACCATGATCGTGGTGACGCACGAGATGGGCTTTGCCCGCGATGTCGCCGACCGCGTGGTCTTTATGGACGGCGGCGTTATCGTGGAAGAGGGTACGCCGAGCGAGGTCTTCGACCACCCCAAGAGCGAGCGCACTAAGGCGTTCTTGGGCAATATCTCGTAGCCGGTTGATGTAACTGCCGTTATAAAAGAGCGGGGGCTGGACTTGAATCCAGCCCCCGCTCTTTTGTAGGGATGAGGATGCGCTTTGATGCAGGCTCTTTTGGAGGCCCTGGGTTCGTTACGCGAGCTCGGCTCCGAGGGCCTTGCAAGCGGTCTCGCCCTCATCATCGGGCGCATCGTAGCAAATGACGGAATCGACGACGTTGACGCCTGCCTCATCGGCATCGGCCTTCCAGTTGTCCATCCACTCGCCCTCGGCCCACGAATAAGAGCCAAAGAGGACGACCTTCTTGTCACCGAGGGTCTCCTTGACCTCGTCCCACATAGGCTGGAACTCGTCATACTCAAGCTCCTCGGAACCCATGGCGGGGCAGCCGAAGGCAATGGCGTCATAGTTGGCGGCCTTGTCTGCGGAGAAGTCGGCGCAGGAGATGACCTCTGCCTCGGCGCCGGCACCGGTTGCGCCCTCGGCAACGAAGTTTGCCATGGCCTCGGTGTTGCCCGTGCCGCTCCAGTAGACGACGGCGATCTTGCTCATGTGTTTTCCTTTCGGTTGTGCGGCGTGCGGCCGCGTTTTGTATGCTCTATCGGGTTGCCTGGACAAGTTGTCCCAGGGTGCAGCCCTGTTGATAGATGTAGGTAAGGTATTGCGTGCATGCGCGATAGGAATCGAAGGTCGTGAGCGCCTGCTCAACGTTTGTGTATACCTTCCATGCGCCAAAGACCTTATAGTTTTCGCCGTGCTGGACGATAAACTGATGGACATCTTCGTAGGGATAGCCCAAAAAATAGCCAATTTCGTGGGGGAACTCGCACATGCACCCCGTATCGCAGTGCCTATTTCGCGCGAGTGCGCAGACGCTGCCGTCATAGGCGCT
Proteins encoded in this region:
- a CDS encoding amino acid ABC transporter ATP-binding protein; amino-acid sequence: MSETNNSNEVVVSIKNLQKAFGDNVVLRDIDLDVHKGEVVVVLGPSGSGKSTMLRCINRLEHPTSGSIVVEGVDVCAKGVDLNKVRTHLGMVFQQFNLFPHLSVKKNVMLAQQKVLKRSKEEAEKIAIEELTKVGLAERIDFMPSQLSGGQQQRVAIARALSMNPHVMLFDEATSALDPELVRDVLGVMRDLARDGMTMIVVTHEMGFARDVADRVVFMDGGVIVEEGTPSEVFDHPKSERTKAFLGNIS
- a CDS encoding flavodoxin, with protein sequence MSKIAVVYWSGTGNTEAMANFVAEGATGAGAEAEVISCADFSADKAANYDAIAFGCPAMGSEELEYDEFQPMWDEVKETLGDKKVVLFGSYSWAEGEWMDNWKADADEAGVNVVDSVICYDAPDDEGETACKALGAELA